Proteins encoded together in one Quercus lobata isolate SW786 chromosome 3, ValleyOak3.0 Primary Assembly, whole genome shotgun sequence window:
- the LOC115981282 gene encoding uncharacterized protein LOC115981282: MSSAQSLKNIDINVYFGGHLYNPEGIDGFPFRGEGIECYYMMLRRKLKTLTDLKRKIMDELKLNPAWYDIKIIYRCPQEVLHERINYGYMAIKEDKHVKMMFSRIQKMPQVNAAELYVSLEASVDNSTEVVQETSTALQFTTLDDGCTTMGGYTLSSQDYVANTGGTLYSQETHLEEEDEDEDEDEDHAVNDGENNDDMDQYEERIERGDFENDVDEHEVVPNFEEENMEYHDEGDADDDDIGVQHDTDTTTGYRPPADSFYANTWENMVDPSRLQIPYLCTWQDGMHFCKGLTFANKAAVKRALIIYAAKDNRNFSIQRSSTTELCAACIDDNCKWYVGAYMKPKFNGLWMVTSYVGPHSCIPFGLRRDGRMMDSNFVASEIVGRLRKKHTATVDELWEIIRIKYDHELSYYKDSGTQYSYHTIPKPLEGTTLLRYVYWAFAPCIAAFQYCRPVISIDGTHLYGKYKGVLMIAMATDANQKVLPIAFAVVDKESGASWGWFLECFRTSIERVIENKDICIISDRHKGIKCAIREWPRGQDRRERVYHRYCLRHVASNFNTHFNNPTLKALALKAGYATHDAKFVSIMQTIKEAEINLLRGVDPTDRRIIRYMPYTYLMSEDVDKWTQSHDGGRRYGAMTTNISECFNGVLKGARGLPIAAMVEFTYFKLVAYFHDRHKQITSDLSRGKVWSDYAMEIYNKNEQKIAGHTLRNYNHAEGIYQVVTPYNDHRAGGGNHSHDVRIFDRTCGCGKWQNLKIPCSHAIKVLKALHLDAPSYIDPCYSLNNAILTYSHNFVVPKSESLWRDVRGPRWVPDPRLLRAKGRPTMSRIRNEMDGVRRERGSRREDPELREIQPRQRCTVCHQEGHNRRCCPNSHGASTSGSAMN, translated from the exons ATGTCAA GTGCACAATCTTTGAAGAATATTGACATAAATGTATACTTCGGTGGACACCTTTACAATCCTGAAGGGATTGACGGATTCCCATTTAGAGGGGAGGGTATCGAATGCTACTACATGATGTTACGTCGTAAGTTGAAGACGTTGActgatttgaagaggaaaataatggacgaattgaaattgaaccctgcttggtatgacatcaagattatttatcgtTGCCCACAAGAAGTTCTTCATGAACGGATAAATTATGGGTATATGGCGATTAAAGAAGATAAACATGTAAAGATGATGTTTAGTAGGATCCAGAAAATGCCCCAAGTAAATGCTGCTGAGTTGTATGTAAGTTTGGAGGCGAGTGTAGACAACAGTACTGAGGTGGTGCAAGAAACATCTACGgctttacaatttacaaccCTAGATGATGGATGCACTACAATGGGAGGTTATACGCTCTCATCTCAAGATTATGTTGCGAATACTGGTGGAACCCTCTACTCTCAAGAGACACATTTAGAggaggaagacgaagacgaagacgaagacgaagatcaTGCTGTGAATGAtggtgaaaataatgatgatatggATCAGTACGAAGAGAGGATTGAGCGAGGTGACTTTGAGAACGATGTGGATGAGCATGAAGTCGTTCCtaattttgaagaggaaaatatggagtaccatgatgaaggtgatgcagatgatgatgatattggtGTCCAGCATGATACAGATACGACCACTGGCTACAGACCTCCTGCGGACTCATTCTACgcaaatacttgggaaaatatggttgatccttcacGTCTTCAGATACCATATCTTTGTACTTGGCAAGATGGGATgcatttttgtaaagggttgacttttgcaaataaagCTGCGGTGAAGCGTGCATTGATAATATACGCAGCAAAGGATAATAGAAATTTCTCCATCCAAAGGTCGAGCACAACTGAATTGTGCGCCGCATGCATTGACGACAATTGCAAGTGGTACGTTGGGGCATACATGAAGCCTAAATTCAATGGTCTGTGGATGGTCACGTCTTATGTGGGTCCACACAGTTGTATACCCTTTGGGCTGCGAAGAgatggtagaatgatggattctaattttgttgcatCAGAAATTGTGGGAAGATTGCGAAAAAAGCACACTGCTACTGTTGATGAGCTTTGGGAGATCATCCGTATTAAGTATGATCATgagctttcttactataaa GATTCGGGTACCCAGTATAGCTATCACACCATACCTAAGCCATTAGAAGGTACTACGTTACTGCGCTATGTATATTGGGCATTCGCTCCATGCATTGCTGCATTCCAGTATTGCAGGCCAGTGATCAGTATTGATGGAACTCATTTATATGGTAAATACAAAGGGGTATTGATGATTGCAATGGCAACCGATGCTAATCAAAAGGTTTTGCCTATCGCCTTTGCTGTTGTGGACAAGGAGTCAGGGGctagttgggggtggtttttaGAGTGTTTCAGGACTTCGATAGAGCGTGTTATTGAAAATAAGGACATTTGCATTATTTCTGACCGACATAAAGGTATCAAATGCGCCATTCGAGAGTGGCCTAGAGGGCAAGACAGAAGAGAACGGGTATATCATcgatattgccttcgacatgttgctagcaacttcaacacacATTTTAATAACCCGACTCTAAAGGCATTGGCCTTGAAAGCTGGATATGCGACTCATGATGCTAAATTTGTGTCCATAATGCAAACCATTAAGGAGGCCGAGATTAATTTACTGAGGGGTGTAGACCCTACTGATCGCCGGATTATACGTTATATGCCATACACATATCTAATGAGTGAGGATGTAGACAAATGGACccagtcacatgatggtggaagacgttacggggcaatgacaaccaatatctCTGAGTGCTTTAATGGGGTTCTTAAAGGTGCCCGCGGTTTGCCCATTGCTGCAATGGTTGAGTTCACTTATTTTaaacttgttgcatatttccacgatcgacataaacaaattacttcTGATCTCTCTCGAGGTAAGGTGTGGAGTGATTATGCAATGGAgatctataacaaaaatgagCAGAAAATTGCAGGACACACTCTGAGGAATTATAATCATGCAGAGGGTATATATCAAGTGGTTACCCCGTATAACGACCATAGAGCTGGAGGGGGAAATCACAGTCATGATGTGCGCATATTTGATAGAACCTGTGGTTGTGGAAAGTGGCAAAACTTGAAGATCCCTTGTTCGCATGCAATTAAAGTTCTTAAAGCTCTGCATCTCGATGCGCCCAGCTATATTGACCCATGTTACAGTCTGAACAACGCCATTCTCACATATTCACATAattttgtggtgccaaagtcAGAGTCATTATGGAGAGACGTTCGCGGACCACGGTGGGTGCCTGACCCACGATTGTTGCGGGCCAAAGGTCGTCCTACGATgtcaagaataaggaatgaaatggatgggGTACGGCGAGAACGGGGAAGCCGGAGGGAAGATCCGGAGTTGAGGGAGATTCAACCGAGGCAACGATGTACAGTGTGTCATCAAGAGGGGCATAACCGTAGATGTTGTCCCAATTCCCATGGGGCTTCGACAAGTGGTAGTGCTATGAACTAG
- the LOC115981283 gene encoding transcription factor MYB88-like produces MSFSNVLILPARGSNKDYKLVPSGTSDKIGTIQRRLAWPLRKDDTHKSRNGPNFFFLSNPIAPLLLHRQPDLYDESPGSSDYSTGSTLQLHSAANKLEQAHAEICSLHQDTGTGSESIHIEEQKDVGECESGVISGATPKQGIFMCCDEQPNNDGVVCVSSSTDFGSPLQVTPLFRS; encoded by the exons ATGTCCTTCAGCAACGTACTCATCTTACCTGCTAGAGGAAGCAACAAAGACT ATAAGCTTGTCCCTTCGGGGACATCCGATAAAATTGGAACGATACAGAGAAGATTAGCATGGCCCCTGCGCAAGGATGACACGCATAAATCGAGAAAtggtccaaattttttttttctttcaaacccAATCGCCCCTCTCTTGCTCCACAG GCAACCTGATCTGTATGATGAGTCTCCTGGTAGCTCTGACTACAGTACAGGATCAACTCTCCAGTTGCATTCAGCTGCTAACAAACTGGAACAAGCACACGCTGAGATATGTTCACTGCATCAGGATACTGGAACTGGGTCAGAATCAATTCATATTGAAGAGCAAAAGGATGTTGGTGAATGTGAGAGTGGGGTTATTTCTGGTGCAACTCCAAAGCAAG GGATTTTCATGTgttgtgatgaacaaccaaacAATGATGGAGTTGTTTGTGTCTCATCAAGTACAGACTTTGGTTCCCCTCTTCAAGTAACCCCACTGTTCAGATCATAA